From a single Shewanella donghaensis genomic region:
- the folE gene encoding GTP cyclohydrolase I FolE — protein sequence MISEEARKVQQVLIERGLETPVVENLMTSEQKVARIQGLMTEVISTLGLDLTDDSLCETPNRIAKMYVNEIFSGLDYNHFPKVTQIENKMGVEEMVKVSDISVVSTCEHHFITIDGVANVAYVPGSKIIGLSKINRIVRFFAQRPQVQERLTQQVLVALQTLLETDDVAISINATHYCVKSRGIMDTQSHTKTSALGGCFKTDPTSRAEFFAKN from the coding sequence ATGATTTCTGAAGAAGCACGTAAAGTGCAACAAGTACTTATTGAGCGAGGTCTAGAAACCCCAGTCGTTGAAAATTTAATGACTAGCGAGCAAAAAGTGGCGCGCATACAAGGATTGATGACTGAAGTCATCTCGACCCTTGGGCTGGATTTAACCGATGACAGTTTGTGTGAAACCCCCAATCGAATAGCCAAAATGTATGTTAATGAAATCTTTTCAGGATTAGACTACAACCACTTCCCGAAAGTCACCCAAATTGAAAACAAAATGGGCGTAGAGGAAATGGTCAAAGTCAGCGATATTAGTGTGGTCAGTACCTGCGAACATCACTTTATTACCATTGATGGCGTGGCGAATGTGGCCTATGTTCCCGGTAGTAAAATTATCGGATTATCAAAAATAAATCGTATAGTCAGATTCTTTGCCCAGCGGCCACAAGTACAAGAGCGACTAACGCAACAAGTGCTGGTGGCGTTGCAAACGTTACTGGAAACTGATGACGTCGCTATCAGTATCAATGCGACCCATTACTGCGTTAAATCCCGCGGTATTATGGATACGCAATCTCATACTAAAACATCCGCTTTAGGTGGCTGCTTTAAAACAGACCCAACCTCAAGAGCGGAATTCTTTGCCAAGAATTAG
- the mdh gene encoding malate dehydrogenase: protein MKVAVLGAAGGIGQALALLLKTQLPAGSKLSLYDIAPVTPGVAVDLSHIPTDVEVTGFAGQDPTDALVGADVVLISAGVARKPGMDRSDLFNINAGIVRNLIEKVAATCPKALIGVITNPVNTTVAIAAEVLKKAGVYDKNRLFGVTTLDVIRSETFIADLKGLNVADVNINVIGGHSGVTILPLLSQVEGVSFTDEEVAALTTRIQNAGTEVVEAKAGGGSATLSMGQAACRFGLSLVRGLQGEANVVECAYVDGGSEHAEFFAQPVVLGKNGVEKVLAYGDVSAFEANARDAMLDTLNADIKLGVEFVK, encoded by the coding sequence ATGAAAGTAGCTGTACTTGGTGCTGCTGGCGGTATTGGCCAGGCCCTAGCTTTACTATTAAAAACTCAACTTCCTGCAGGCTCAAAGTTGTCTCTGTATGACATTGCTCCTGTTACACCAGGTGTCGCTGTCGATTTAAGCCACATCCCTACAGATGTTGAAGTGACTGGTTTTGCTGGTCAAGATCCTACTGATGCACTTGTTGGTGCTGATGTTGTTCTTATCTCTGCTGGTGTTGCTCGTAAGCCTGGTATGGATCGTTCAGATTTATTCAATATCAATGCTGGTATCGTACGTAACCTTATTGAAAAAGTAGCGGCGACTTGTCCTAAAGCATTAATTGGTGTGATCACTAACCCGGTTAATACTACAGTGGCTATTGCTGCTGAAGTACTTAAAAAAGCAGGTGTTTACGACAAAAACCGTTTATTCGGTGTGACTACACTGGATGTTATCCGCTCTGAAACTTTCATCGCTGATCTTAAAGGTCTAAACGTTGCTGATGTAAACATCAACGTTATCGGTGGCCACAGTGGCGTGACTATTCTTCCACTTCTTTCTCAAGTTGAAGGCGTAAGCTTTACTGATGAAGAAGTTGCAGCACTGACTACACGTATCCAGAATGCAGGTACTGAAGTTGTTGAAGCTAAAGCCGGTGGCGGTAGCGCGACTCTTTCTATGGGTCAAGCGGCATGTCGCTTTGGTCTATCTTTAGTTCGCGGCTTGCAAGGCGAAGCTAACGTTGTTGAATGTGCTTACGTAGATGGCGGCAGTGAACATGCAGAATTCTTCGCACAACCTGTTGTACTAGGTAAGAACGGCGTAGAAAAAGTATTAGCATACGGTGACGTTAGCGCATTTGAAGCTAATGCACGTGATGCAATGCTTGATACATTAAACGCAGATATCAAACTTGGTGTTGAGTTCGTTAAGTAA
- a CDS encoding efflux RND transporter permease subunit, with translation MNIAGYFVKNTVISWMFTLILLIGGLMAFTGLGQLEDPPFTIKDAVVVTLYPGATSTEVEEEVTYPIEKAIQELSYVDEIRSLSTSGMSQITVTMKNNYGPDELPQIWDELRRKVNDMSSSLPPGVQAPMVNDDFGDVYGIMLMVSGVDYSYRDILDYVDYVKRELELVPGVGKVSLAGNQQEQVFVEMSLNKVASSNIDPSLIKNLLNSQNMVSDAGNIRVSADNLKIRTSGGFKSVSELEELIIPGTQGNKLIYLKDVATVSRGFQNIPTNILTFNQHNAINIGIAFSTGVNVVEVGKAIDAKLASIESVRPAGMVIETMYNQPNEVDVSVGSFVWNLIAAVAIVIGVLLVFMGFKSGVLIGLILFLTCLGTFMLMLQAEIELQRISLGALIIALGMLVDNAIVIVEGILIGRQKGQTTLEAAQGIVKQTMWPLLGATVIAITAFAPIGLSPDATGEFAGSLFWVLLFSLFLSWITAITITPFFAQMFFGAEGEKVDGELKDPYGGAFFVFYKMILDLCMKHRWVSVVSVLVAFCISIYGFAYVKQSFFPPSTTPIFLVDIWMPEGTDIRETQTVVEGMESIASELDNVEYVASSIGKGFPRFLLTYSPEKNYASYAQISIRTSAFETLTEVMTDFRSKVEVKFPQTQLKFKRLEIGPSTDAKIEARISGADPDVLRTIAAQIVEIFNATPATVNVRHDWRERVKYIAPRFNETQARRLGIVKSEVDEAIKFSFTGTQIGVYREGTTLLPIVGRLPEDERIDIDSMESIRIWSPALAAFVPLQQVVDGFDIKFEDPIIQRRDRKRTLTVFADTDFEYDILPAELFSKIKPKVDALELPVGYELQWGGEFESSNDAQESLFSTLPFGFLFMFLITVFLFNSVRKPLVIWLCVPLAIIGITSGLLILDKPFSFMALLGMLSLSGMLLKNGIVLLDQINTEINNGIEIFEAVFSSTVSRVRPVCMAAITTILGVLPLLTDAFFESLAAVVMFGLGVATILTLIIVPVFYLIIFKVKYRNYKEF, from the coding sequence ATGAATATTGCAGGCTACTTTGTAAAAAATACCGTTATTAGCTGGATGTTTACTTTGATTCTACTCATCGGTGGCCTAATGGCATTTACCGGTTTAGGTCAGTTAGAGGATCCGCCATTTACCATTAAAGATGCAGTGGTCGTTACCCTATATCCAGGCGCGACTTCAACAGAAGTTGAAGAAGAGGTGACTTATCCCATTGAGAAAGCGATTCAAGAGCTTTCTTATGTGGATGAAATCCGTTCACTAAGCACTTCTGGTATGTCACAAATTACAGTGACCATGAAAAATAACTATGGTCCAGATGAATTGCCACAAATTTGGGATGAACTGCGCCGTAAAGTGAATGACATGTCGTCAAGTTTGCCACCCGGTGTGCAAGCGCCAATGGTGAACGATGACTTTGGTGATGTATACGGCATCATGCTGATGGTCAGTGGTGTTGATTACAGCTATCGGGATATTCTAGATTATGTTGATTACGTAAAACGTGAATTAGAATTAGTGCCTGGGGTGGGTAAAGTCTCCCTTGCAGGTAATCAACAAGAACAAGTCTTTGTTGAAATGTCGCTAAACAAAGTGGCCAGTTCTAACATTGATCCGTCATTGATTAAAAACTTACTTAACTCGCAAAACATGGTTTCCGATGCTGGTAATATCCGTGTTTCGGCCGACAACTTAAAAATTCGTACCAGTGGCGGATTTAAGTCTGTCAGTGAATTAGAAGAACTGATTATTCCTGGTACTCAGGGCAATAAGCTCATTTATCTTAAAGATGTTGCTACCGTGTCACGTGGTTTTCAAAACATCCCCACTAACATTCTGACATTCAATCAACACAACGCGATTAATATCGGCATAGCATTTTCAACAGGGGTTAACGTTGTTGAAGTCGGTAAGGCGATTGATGCCAAGCTCGCTAGCATTGAAAGCGTCCGTCCTGCGGGCATGGTGATTGAAACCATGTACAACCAACCTAATGAAGTTGATGTGTCCGTTGGTAGCTTTGTATGGAACCTCATCGCCGCTGTTGCCATTGTTATTGGCGTGCTACTCGTCTTTATGGGCTTTAAGTCTGGTGTATTGATTGGGTTAATTCTATTTTTAACCTGTCTCGGTACTTTCATGCTGATGTTACAAGCTGAAATTGAACTGCAGCGCATCTCGTTAGGGGCATTGATTATTGCTTTAGGGATGTTGGTGGATAACGCCATTGTCATCGTCGAAGGGATACTCATTGGTAGGCAAAAGGGCCAAACAACCTTAGAAGCCGCACAAGGTATTGTTAAGCAAACTATGTGGCCATTATTAGGCGCGACAGTGATTGCGATTACTGCCTTTGCACCCATTGGTTTATCGCCCGATGCGACCGGTGAGTTTGCAGGTTCACTCTTCTGGGTATTACTATTCTCACTATTTTTATCTTGGATTACCGCAATTACTATCACGCCATTTTTTGCGCAAATGTTCTTTGGTGCAGAAGGTGAAAAAGTCGATGGTGAACTTAAAGACCCTTATGGCGGCGCATTTTTTGTGTTCTATAAAATGATCCTCGATTTATGTATGAAGCATCGCTGGGTCAGCGTTGTGTCAGTCTTGGTTGCATTTTGTATTTCTATTTATGGCTTTGCTTATGTTAAGCAGTCGTTTTTTCCACCTTCAACGACGCCGATTTTCTTAGTGGATATATGGATGCCTGAAGGTACCGATATCCGTGAAACTCAAACGGTTGTCGAAGGAATGGAATCAATTGCTAGTGAGTTAGACAATGTTGAATATGTTGCCTCAAGTATTGGTAAAGGTTTCCCACGTTTTCTATTGACCTACTCACCAGAAAAAAATTATGCGTCTTATGCGCAAATATCTATTCGTACTTCAGCATTTGAAACGCTGACAGAGGTGATGACCGATTTTAGAAGCAAGGTAGAAGTTAAATTCCCACAGACGCAGCTTAAGTTTAAACGTTTAGAAATTGGTCCTTCAACAGATGCCAAAATTGAAGCCCGTATTAGTGGTGCCGATCCTGATGTGCTGCGAACCATAGCTGCGCAAATAGTGGAGATATTCAATGCCACGCCAGCCACTGTTAACGTCCGTCATGATTGGCGTGAACGGGTTAAATACATTGCGCCACGTTTTAATGAAACCCAGGCAAGACGCTTAGGGATTGTTAAAAGTGAAGTGGATGAAGCAATTAAGTTTTCGTTCACCGGAACCCAAATCGGGGTGTACCGCGAAGGGACAACTTTACTGCCTATTGTTGGTCGTTTACCGGAAGATGAGCGTATCGATATCGACTCAATGGAAAGTATCCGTATTTGGAGTCCGGCATTAGCGGCATTTGTGCCATTACAACAAGTGGTTGATGGTTTTGATATCAAGTTTGAAGATCCGATTATTCAACGCCGTGATCGTAAACGTACCTTAACCGTGTTTGCAGATACTGATTTTGAATACGATATCTTACCTGCTGAACTATTCTCTAAGATTAAGCCTAAGGTCGATGCACTTGAGTTGCCTGTGGGTTATGAGCTTCAATGGGGCGGTGAATTTGAATCGTCAAATGATGCCCAAGAGTCGTTATTTTCGACCTTGCCATTTGGCTTCTTGTTTATGTTCTTAATTACGGTATTCCTATTTAATTCAGTACGTAAACCGTTAGTCATATGGCTGTGTGTACCGTTAGCGATTATCGGTATTACCTCAGGTTTATTGATTCTTGATAAGCCCTTTAGCTTTATGGCGCTACTGGGAATGTTGAGTTTGTCAGGTATGTTACTTAAAAATGGTATCGTATTGCTTGATCAAATTAACACTGAAATTAATAACGGCATTGAAATCTTTGAAGCGGTATTTAGCTCTACCGTTAGCCGTGTAAGACCGGTTTGTATGGCGGCGATCACCACTATCCTCGGGGTATTACCACTACTTACTGATGCGTTCTTCGAGTCATTAGCGGCGGTTGTGATGTTCGGTCTCGGTGTGGCGACAATCTTGACGTTAATCATTGTTCCTGTGTTCTATTTGATTATCTTCAAAGTTAAGTACCGTAACTACAAAGAGTTTTAG
- a CDS encoding efflux RND transporter periplasmic adaptor subunit: MKKLSKFTSVLAFTLVTYSSQFIAFHSSAADNDAVTHHEVPRPVKVKQIDIGNDFRERFLPGEVRASEKAALSFRVAGEIAEILVRPGDTVEQGQVLARLDGAIYIQQLAVAQAQFELAKVLFERNESLVDQGVVSRNDYDQAKSDFTIAQAALDKAKADVTYTKLLAPYEGIISKRSKRAFEFVQAQEEVMGIRTESAIDISFQLPEQFIGAIQKADTSFQEMQNVEVKFDSRDHWYTASLKELTTVADPTTGSYTLILTLPMPEQLNVLPGMSAQVKVKLPARTADSHPIIPAGAVIIENEQAFVFRWSPNDRSVARVPVTLQGTRLMSGINDGDWLVIAGASELKDGQAAVQWIKERGL, encoded by the coding sequence ATGAAGAAACTCAGTAAGTTTACTTCTGTTCTCGCTTTCACCCTCGTGACATATTCTAGTCAATTTATCGCCTTTCATAGTTCTGCTGCAGACAATGATGCTGTCACGCATCATGAAGTCCCTCGTCCTGTAAAAGTAAAACAAATTGATATTGGCAATGACTTTCGAGAACGGTTTCTTCCCGGAGAAGTGAGAGCGTCAGAAAAAGCGGCATTATCGTTTCGTGTGGCGGGTGAGATAGCTGAAATTCTTGTTAGACCAGGCGATACGGTCGAGCAAGGGCAAGTTCTGGCTCGCCTAGATGGCGCGATTTATATTCAGCAGCTCGCAGTGGCACAAGCACAGTTTGAGTTGGCTAAAGTGTTATTTGAGCGTAATGAGTCCTTAGTTGATCAAGGGGTGGTATCTCGTAATGATTATGACCAAGCTAAAAGTGACTTTACCATTGCCCAAGCGGCACTAGACAAAGCAAAGGCGGATGTCACTTACACCAAGTTACTGGCACCGTACGAAGGCATCATTTCAAAACGCAGTAAACGTGCATTCGAGTTTGTGCAAGCTCAAGAAGAAGTCATGGGGATTAGAACCGAGTCTGCCATTGATATTAGCTTCCAGTTGCCTGAGCAATTTATCGGCGCAATACAAAAGGCCGATACTAGCTTTCAAGAAATGCAGAATGTAGAAGTGAAATTTGATAGTCGAGATCACTGGTACACTGCCAGCCTTAAAGAGTTAACGACCGTTGCCGATCCAACCACAGGCAGTTACACCCTCATTTTAACCTTGCCTATGCCAGAGCAACTTAACGTCTTACCGGGTATGTCTGCGCAAGTTAAAGTTAAATTGCCAGCGAGAACTGCAGATTCCCATCCCATCATTCCAGCAGGAGCGGTGATTATTGAGAATGAACAAGCCTTTGTCTTCCGTTGGTCTCCTAATGATCGTTCGGTGGCTAGAGTACCTGTCACATTACAAGGGACGCGATTAATGTCGGGTATTAATGACGGTGACTGGCTAGTGATTGCTGGGGCCTCTGAGCTTAAAGACGGTCAGGCTGCGGTGCAATGGATTAAAGAGAGAGGGTTATAA
- a CDS encoding SDR family NAD(P)-dependent oxidoreductase, whose translation MSELNSIQSNVGSSALIIGASSGIATALLAKITDKAAIGESDITQIITVSQSSETIEYPIVDVGNDSDVGSGNNPISYQHFKSDYSVSSIADICQQLTPYKGAFSRIFICNGRLHNIQNQQQTEAIDNPSINTSMTFAPEKRLEDFDPIAMQALFESNTITPMLWLQHLVKLANGKQPCIINILSARVGSISDNRLGGWYSYRASKAALNMLIKTTAIEYARRAKNVKLIAFHPGTTDTALSKPFQANVPSGKLFSTEFVASQLLNINKAIKEMDNDKHRDEQADLDSISFDGQASFIDWQGKQISW comes from the coding sequence TTGAGCGAGTTGAATTCAATTCAGTCTAACGTTGGTTCTAGTGCACTCATAATTGGTGCATCTTCTGGGATAGCAACCGCTTTGCTCGCCAAAATCACAGATAAAGCTGCTATTGGCGAATCAGATATAACCCAGATAATCACTGTTAGCCAGTCTTCAGAAACTATCGAATACCCTATTGTTGATGTTGGTAATGATAGTGATGTTGGTAGCGGTAATAATCCGATATCGTATCAGCATTTTAAAAGTGACTATTCAGTCAGTTCCATCGCCGATATCTGCCAACAATTAACACCTTACAAAGGCGCTTTCTCACGCATTTTTATTTGTAATGGTCGACTCCACAATATCCAGAATCAGCAACAAACAGAGGCTATAGACAATCCATCGATTAATACATCGATGACATTCGCCCCCGAAAAGCGCTTGGAAGATTTTGACCCTATAGCAATGCAGGCTCTGTTTGAGTCAAATACCATTACCCCTATGCTGTGGTTACAACATCTTGTCAAACTCGCCAATGGTAAACAACCTTGTATTATCAATATACTCAGCGCACGCGTTGGCAGTATTAGTGATAACCGTTTAGGGGGTTGGTATAGCTATCGCGCCTCCAAGGCCGCACTTAATATGCTAATTAAAACCACCGCTATTGAATACGCTCGCCGTGCTAAAAACGTTAAATTAATCGCGTTCCATCCGGGCACCACAGACACCGCATTATCCAAACCTTTTCAGGCTAACGTGCCAAGTGGAAAATTGTTCTCCACTGAGTTCGTGGCGTCGCAATTACTTAATATCAATAAGGCGATTAAAGAAATGGATAACGATAAGCATAGAGATGAACAAGCTGATTTAGACAGTATTAGCTTCGATGGACAAGCCAGTTTTATTGATTGGCAAGGTAAACAGATCAGTTGGTAA
- a CDS encoding aminotransferase-like domain-containing protein encodes MIKYRHVAEQFICRINAGQLAVGLKLPPLRKLMTQHDISMTTALSCYRYLEQQGYASAQDKKGFYANKPYHASNTLTFPRFSPEIKTLKSEPNKIGMTTIANSFATASLDNQLIDSQCLKQSLTSATKHSLFDLAYEPPQGNINLRQQLAKHFTLQGFTSHADELVITNGCLDAVVTALNTFCKAGDVVAVSSPCYVGILEILSLLELAVIEIPTTHEGINLTQLTDIIENNKIKACIFTANHQNPTGHNINNQQKQQLASIAAQYQLPIIEDDIFRELNHRGEIPLPIKHFDEQGWVLWCSSFSKTVAPGLRLGWCKPGRFISEYIQQRQVKTLGVNQPIQLAMAEYIAKGHYARHLKKTNKLLSNHCITYLTYLRQYLPADSEMIMPNGGLVLWVRVPKLDSAKLMLALHQFSIYIKSGHEFSTTALYNDCFRLNIGLIPSESSLKQLDKVIELIMLQSSTNT; translated from the coding sequence ATGATTAAATATCGCCATGTTGCCGAACAATTCATATGCCGTATTAATGCAGGTCAACTGGCTGTGGGGCTTAAGTTACCGCCTTTACGAAAGCTGATGACCCAACATGATATCAGTATGACCACTGCACTTAGCTGTTATCGGTATTTAGAGCAACAGGGCTATGCTAGCGCTCAAGACAAGAAAGGCTTTTATGCCAATAAACCTTATCATGCCAGCAATACTCTGACCTTTCCACGCTTTAGCCCTGAGATAAAAACACTCAAATCCGAGCCCAATAAAATCGGTATGACCACCATCGCTAATAGTTTTGCCACCGCAAGTTTAGATAACCAATTGATTGACAGCCAATGCCTTAAACAGAGTCTCACCAGCGCCACCAAACATAGCCTATTCGATTTAGCTTATGAGCCTCCTCAGGGCAATATCAATTTGCGACAACAATTAGCCAAACATTTCACTCTTCAAGGTTTTACCAGTCATGCAGATGAGTTAGTGATTACTAACGGCTGCTTAGATGCGGTAGTGACGGCATTGAATACCTTTTGCAAGGCAGGTGATGTGGTCGCGGTTAGCTCGCCTTGTTACGTGGGGATTTTAGAAATTCTGTCGCTATTAGAGTTAGCCGTCATTGAAATACCGACGACCCATGAAGGTATTAACTTAACTCAGTTAACGGACATCATCGAGAACAACAAGATAAAAGCCTGCATTTTTACAGCGAATCATCAAAACCCTACGGGTCACAATATTAATAACCAGCAAAAACAGCAATTAGCCAGTATCGCCGCGCAATATCAACTGCCAATTATTGAAGATGATATTTTTAGAGAACTTAATCATCGCGGTGAAATCCCACTGCCGATTAAGCATTTTGATGAACAAGGCTGGGTGTTATGGTGCAGCAGCTTTTCAAAAACAGTAGCCCCAGGGCTAAGGCTTGGATGGTGTAAACCTGGGCGATTTATCTCGGAATATATTCAGCAGCGCCAGGTTAAAACCTTGGGCGTAAATCAACCCATTCAACTGGCAATGGCGGAGTATATTGCTAAAGGGCATTACGCGAGACACTTAAAGAAAACCAACAAACTGTTAAGCAATCACTGCATCACTTACCTTACCTATTTGCGCCAGTATTTACCCGCAGATAGTGAAATGATTATGCCCAATGGCGGGCTGGTTTTATGGGTTCGAGTGCCCAAGCTTGATAGCGCTAAATTGATGTTGGCTTTGCATCAATTTAGTATTTATATAAAAAGTGGTCATGAGTTTTCAACCACTGCGCTGTATAACGACTGCTTTAGGCTCAACATCGGCCTTATCCCCAGTGAGAGTAGCCTTAAACAGCTGGATAAAGTCATTGAATTGATTATGCTGCAATCTAGCACTAATACTTAA
- a CDS encoding thiol-disulfide oxidoreductase DCC family protein gives MELRIFYDSACPLCSNEMEQLKYHDRLHKIELADLNQEGFAEKYPHIDLEKANKVLHAETNHGEILLGLDVTAKAWALTGKHKWVQLLRLPCIKPLADLAYLGFAKNRYKLSYLLTGKQRCEDGSCSIK, from the coding sequence ATGGAACTTAGAATTTTTTACGATAGTGCATGTCCATTGTGTAGCAATGAAATGGAACAACTTAAGTACCATGATCGCCTGCACAAGATTGAGCTTGCTGATTTAAACCAAGAAGGTTTTGCAGAAAAGTACCCACATATTGACCTAGAAAAAGCCAACAAGGTTTTACATGCTGAGACTAACCACGGTGAGATTTTATTAGGTCTAGATGTAACAGCTAAAGCCTGGGCACTGACCGGAAAACACAAATGGGTACAGTTATTAAGATTGCCTTGCATCAAACCACTCGCTGATCTGGCTTATCTTGGCTTTGCTAAGAACCGCTATAAACTATCTTACCTGTTAACGGGTAAGCAGCGCTGTGAAGATGGTAGCTGCAGTATCAAATAG
- the folM gene encoding dihydromonapterin reductase has translation MKQTIFITGVGKRIGYALAKDFLAKGMNVIGTFRTHYPSIDELAELGADLYQCDLCIPAEIDDMLVRINDTHSELNCIIHNASDWHNDKPKQGMTSADIMTRMMNIHVSAPYQINLALADKLIASASGNIGSANIIHITDYVAEKGSKKHIAYAASKAAMHNLTLSFATKLAPMVKVNSIAPAMILFNEGDDDAYKAKALAKAILPKEAGNIEIIELVDYLSTSQYVTGRSFAVDGGRHLA, from the coding sequence ATGAAGCAAACTATTTTCATTACTGGTGTAGGTAAGCGTATTGGCTACGCCTTGGCTAAGGACTTTCTTGCTAAAGGCATGAATGTCATCGGTACATTTAGAACCCATTACCCCTCCATTGATGAACTTGCCGAATTAGGGGCAGATCTCTATCAATGTGATTTGTGTATACCAGCTGAAATTGACGACATGTTAGTGCGAATTAATGACACTCATTCTGAGCTCAATTGCATTATTCATAATGCCTCAGATTGGCATAATGATAAGCCCAAGCAAGGAATGACCTCAGCCGATATCATGACCAGAATGATGAATATTCATGTCAGTGCGCCTTACCAAATTAACTTGGCTCTGGCAGACAAATTAATCGCCTCTGCAAGTGGCAATATCGGCAGTGCTAATATCATCCATATCACCGATTATGTGGCTGAAAAAGGCAGTAAAAAGCATATCGCTTATGCAGCCAGCAAAGCGGCGATGCATAATTTAACGCTATCATTTGCCACTAAATTGGCCCCTATGGTAAAGGTCAATTCTATTGCACCTGCAATGATCTTGTTTAATGAAGGTGATGACGATGCTTACAAAGCAAAAGCCTTAGCTAAAGCGATATTGCCAAAAGAAGCCGGTAATATTGAGATTATTGAGTTGGTTGATTACCTATCCACCAGTCAATACGTCACAGGTCGCAGCTTTGCTGTAGATGGTGGCAGGCATTTGGCTTAG
- the folX gene encoding dihydroneopterin triphosphate 2'-epimerase, whose amino-acid sequence MSQAMIKVTNLRLRTFIGFNPDEREKQQDVVINIEIQYPADKSFQTDDVADALNYKIITKKVIQHVEEGRFLLLEKLVADVLAICSEHPSITMSRVTIDKPHALRFADSVSLSLEQRK is encoded by the coding sequence ATCAGCCAAGCAATGATTAAAGTTACCAATCTACGTTTACGTACTTTTATCGGGTTCAATCCTGATGAACGTGAAAAGCAGCAAGATGTTGTTATTAATATCGAGATTCAATACCCAGCAGACAAGTCATTTCAAACTGATGATGTTGCTGATGCCCTTAACTACAAGATAATCACCAAGAAAGTGATTCAGCATGTTGAAGAGGGTCGTTTTTTATTATTAGAAAAACTGGTTGCGGATGTACTGGCTATTTGTAGCGAACACCCGTCTATTACTATGTCACGCGTAACAATCGACAAACCACACGCATTACGTTTTGCCGACTCTGTTTCATTATCATTAGAGCAGCGAAAATAA
- a CDS encoding efflux RND transporter periplasmic adaptor subunit — MKTQFNYNLLKISALVIATTALSACEPAPEITPNITKVTTYALPHIEDKVIREFNGVARAQDLTNLSFRVEGRIAQLPASKGQMVKKGQLLAVLEKRDFNFALSDRNARMEVNFKQAERAKQLVAKQLMAESDYDQMNAQYLVAKAEARQAELNLQYTELRAPFTGMVSDVFVESFENVQPGISVLSVQKIERIEVDVQVPDMLIAVSKKMTDREKKSLLEVSFEAFPNTTFNGYLLEVNTEKDPTTSTYIATIAVDLDPKYKVLEGMPAKVKVNLSNLTYTYSREFLVPIESVVMQDGSNIDLQDSGVWLYDENDQSIKYQKVTLGVIVGDKIEVVAGLVDGQVIIKTGAGRLVAGQQVHVVEGV; from the coding sequence ATGAAAACTCAATTTAACTATAACCTGTTAAAAATATCTGCTTTGGTGATTGCCACAACGGCTTTATCCGCATGTGAACCTGCTCCAGAGATTACCCCAAATATCACCAAAGTGACCACATATGCCTTGCCGCATATCGAGGACAAAGTGATAAGAGAGTTTAATGGGGTGGCGAGAGCACAGGATCTCACTAATTTGTCATTTCGCGTCGAAGGGCGAATAGCCCAATTACCGGCCTCTAAAGGTCAAATGGTCAAGAAAGGGCAGTTGCTCGCAGTGTTAGAAAAACGTGATTTTAACTTCGCCTTAAGTGACCGTAACGCCAGAATGGAAGTTAACTTTAAACAAGCTGAGCGTGCTAAACAGTTAGTGGCAAAACAGCTTATGGCTGAGTCTGATTACGATCAAATGAATGCGCAATATTTAGTGGCTAAAGCCGAAGCAAGACAAGCTGAACTTAATTTACAGTACACAGAATTAAGAGCGCCATTTACAGGTATGGTTAGTGATGTCTTTGTCGAGTCATTTGAAAACGTACAACCGGGCATTTCAGTTTTAAGTGTTCAAAAGATTGAGCGAATTGAAGTCGATGTGCAAGTGCCTGATATGCTCATTGCAGTGTCCAAAAAAATGACTGACCGTGAGAAAAAATCGTTACTTGAGGTCAGCTTTGAAGCGTTTCCTAATACCACATTCAATGGTTATCTTTTAGAAGTGAATACTGAGAAAGATCCTACCACTTCTACCTACATCGCTACTATAGCGGTTGATTTAGATCCTAAATATAAAGTGCTAGAAGGCATGCCAGCTAAAGTTAAAGTTAATTTAAGTAACTTAACTTATACCTATAGCCGTGAGTTCCTCGTGCCGATTGAATCAGTTGTGATGCAAGATGGCAGCAATATCGATTTACAAGATAGCGGTGTCTGGCTTTATGACGAAAATGACCAGTCGATTAAATATCAAAAAGTGACTCTAGGGGTCATAGTTGGCGATAAAATTGAAGTTGTCGCTGGCCTTGTTGATGGTCAAGTTATTATCAAAACAGGTGCAGGGCGCTTAGTTGCAGGTCAGCAAGTTCACGTTGTTGAGGGAGTATAG